The region CCAAAGTGCTCCACAGCCAGGGCGCAGACAGCGGCCAGGGCGCAGCGGACACCGTCATGTCCCTCCAATTATCTGCTGGTTTGTTGGAATGAAGAggttttattcttgttttgttttgtgccgAACAGATAAGCTCATTGTCTCTCTAGAGAAGtaagtgactgtgtgtgtctgaagttCAGGTAATGTACAGATCCGCTGTAAACCTTAAAACTAGTGATTTCTGAAGGAGCTTTGGTGAAGTTTTCGGAGCAGCACAGATTCTTGGAAAACGCGTAACGTTACGTGTTCTCGGGATTACAAAGAGCTAAAAGGAATGTGCCAGAGCCTTACACAAGTGTGCACAGGTGTATCACAGGTGAGTCACTGGGGAGTGATGTCACACCTTAATATTTGTGGTATTTAGTATTTACTTCAGATCCGGTCATTCCAGGTAGGTTTCCACTTAGCCCCGCCCACATCTGATCAAcgatgaaatattaaaatatgtgaTAAACCTGCTGATGCAAAAATCCCGGTAATGTTCCTGATGAGTTTCTATTGGCACTACACACCTGTGACAATAACATCTTTATTCATGTCACCAGCAACAATAACAGTCTTTTACTTTGACAGAATTATAAATCCAGGTGGAGAGGAAACTGTGATTTAACAGCTGATGGTGAATGAGAGTCACAGTCAGGCCTCAGGTGTttagtgatgatgtcacaggtgGTTTGGCCTGTTCAACAGAAAAAtgtagtttgttgtttgttgttgctgagcAACAGAGTGACTGTGGCTACAGCCTGAACAgctcagtgtgaatgtgttgatgaaaatattaaagaagGAAAAGTGTCAGATTGAGTCTGTTCAACAGTTTCTACTTAGTTCTTTATTTCACAActtgtttatcatttttcatcCAGAGTCGAAGAGCTTTTATTCCTGTGAGTTAATGAGGGGAGGAGTTCAAACCTGAGGGTCtgatttgagaaaataaaagttggtGTGAGTCTGTCGTGTTGTTCGGTCTGTAAACACAACAGGTGTGACGTCAGCTGATACTGTCCTTCTCTATTGTCTTCATCAGACACTTGTATTAATGTGACTGTTTGTCCATCAGTaacccctgtctctctctctctctctctctctctctctctctctctctctctctctctctctctctgtctctctctgtgtctctctctctgtctgtgtctctctctgtctctgtgtgtctctctctctctctctctctctgtctctgtctctgtgtgtctctctctctgtctctctctctctctctctctctctctgtctctctctctctctctctctgagtgaatgGCGGAGTGAGAGGAGCGTGGTGCTGCAGAGagctttttgtgatttttcGAGTTTTTCTATCTTTCctaatttttttctgtatatgtTGTAAATAGTGTGTAGTTCAGGGTGTGTAGGTGTTAAGTTTTTGGTGTGTAAATAGGAGGTTGGGGGGTTGTTTTGCGGTCGGCCGGCGTCTTCGCTGGTCGGCGTGGTGAACGCCGACATGGAGTTCACCAAACTCAGCAGGAAACACGGGTTTAAAATCTGTGCTGGGTTTCAGTGCTCGGTGGAGGACTGCAGTCTGGCGGTGGGGGAAGTTGTGGGTCACAGCAGCATTAAATCTGCTGCTCGGATGAACGGCGCTGTTGTGATTTTTGTGGACAGTGTCGAAAAAGTTAATAAGATTATTGAAACTGGAGTTGTGGTGAATGACACGTTTGTGTCGGTGTCTCCTCTCGCCACACCggctaaaaaagtcacaatatcgAACATCCCTCCGTTCATCAGTGATGAGGTTTTGTTGAGGGAGCTGGCGAGACACGGGAAGATCGTTTCCCAGATCAGGAAACTGCCGTCGGGATGTAAATCTCCGCTGCTGAAGCATGTGGTTTCACACAGACGGCAGGTTCTGATGATCCTCAACAAAAAGGATGAAGAGCTCAGTCTCGTTTTTAATGTGAGAGTGGATGATTTtgattatgttgtgtttgtgaactcCGGGACTTTAAAGTGTTTTGGatgtgggagggagggacatTTAGTCCGAGCCTGTCCTGATAAAGTCTCCTCTgctgataaaacacagagggaggaggagagaggagacacacagagacaagctGGACAAGATGGTGGGGGGACaaaagagacacagcagagtcaaGAAGACTCTGACACTCAGAGACAAGGACAtgaaacagctgtcagtcacacagggagggagaaaagtggTGACAGTGAAAcggcagcaggagaggagactgTGGTGaacactgcaaacacagcagcagaggacactgtgagagacactgtaagagacactgtgagagacactgaTGAAGACGTGATGGAGCAGAATGATTTTAAAGTCCCTgttctaaaaagaaaacagaccaaCAGTGACAGCGGCTCTCAGGCCAAGAAAGGAGCAGTGAccatcagagagaagaagaaggaggtgCAGCCAGAGTCTGAGTCtggcatggaggaggaggaggaggaggaggaagaagaggactgTGATGAAGGCAGCCAGCCTCATACTGACTCACAGCTGTCTGTTGGATCACAGCAGGAGGAACAATATGAATTACAACAAGTTAAAAAGTTCCTGCAAACAacgaaaaatatgaaaaaagtcCGAGTGGAAGaatattttacagacaaagaAGTGTTTATACGATCTGTCAGATCacagatgagcagcagaggaaaagggggTTATACTGACCAGGAAGTCTACAGACTGAAAAAACTAGTCCTGAGACTCAAACAAGAACTGAACAATGATGAAGACTCAGAAACAGTGTAAGacagtctgttttctgtctgtcttagtgtgtgtggtgcttcTCACATCAGAGGCCATGAGTGATTTTAAAGTCTCCACACTTAATATAAATGGAGGCAGAGATGTGAGGAAGAGAGCCAGTCTGTTTGAACTGATAAAAGTGAAGAGTGTTAATGTAATGTTGGCCCAGGAAACACACAGCGACTCTTTAAATGAGACTGACTGGAGGAGGGAATGGGACGGGGAGGTGGTTTTAAGTCACTTAACTAGGACCAGTGGAGGAGTGGCACTCCTCTTCTCTAAAAACTTTCTGCCACAGTCTCATGTGGTGGAGGAAGTGATGAAGGGGAGACTGATGGTGGTCAGAGCCAAATATGAGCGTTTTActcttgtttttataaatgtatacGCTCCCAACACAGGACCTGCCAgagttcagtttttaaatgaactaGCTGTGGTTTTAAGTCAGTGTGGGCCTgaagaggttttgtttttaggaGGAGATTTTAACTGCACAGAGAACGATCAGCTGGACAGGAATCACACTGAACCTCATGCCGCCTCAAAACGAGCCATGAAGCAGCTGGTAGAGGCTCAAAGTTTAACGGACGTATGGAGGGAAATACATGGCAAACAGAGGCAGTACACTTGGGTCCAGACCAGAGAGAAGCTTCTCTCTATGGCCAGATTAGacaggttttattgttttaagcatcattttagtatttttaaagGATGCAGAATACTTCCTGTGGGGTTCTCAGATCATTGCATGGTGTCCTGTAATGTGTATATTGCAAATGTGAAACACAAGTCTGCATATTGGCACTTTAacactgctttgttgttggatgaacattttaaagaaacgtttttatttttctggggAGTTTTTAGAACTAGAAAAGGGGATTTTACATCGTTGAAGCAGTGGTGGGATTGTGGGAAAGTAGAGATCAAGCAGTTTTGTCAACAGTACACTCTCAATGTCTCTCGTGACATCACCAAATCTATAAGAGATCTGGAGATTGAAATAGTGGAGCTGCAAAGTGCTGCAGAGTCCACAGGAGATCGAGGCTGTATTGAAGACCTCAAAACCAAAAAAGCCGTACTGGCGGACCTGCTGGGCTCTAAAGCACAAGGGGCGCTGATCCGGTCTCGCTTTCAGAGCGCTGCTCTGATGGACTCACCGTCCAAGTTCTTTTTCAGCCTGGAGAAGAAGAATGGGCAGAGCAGGTTCATCCACGCTCTGCACTCAGCTGCAGGACACCTGCTGACTGAAGACAGCGAGATCCGACAGAGAGCTGTGGACTTCTACTCCCAGCTGTTTGAAAGTGAGTACACTGAAGATGACGGGGCTTTTAACTTGTTCTGCGGTGGGCTGCCCAGGGTCTCGGAGGAGACCAACAAGGAGCTGGAGGGTCCTCTGACTACAGAGGAAGTCTCCATGGCGCTGCAGAGTATGCAGGGGGGGAGGGCCCCTGGGATTGACGGGCTCCCACCTGAGTTTTACAAAGCTTTCTGGAATGAACTAAAGACAGACGTCATAGATGTCTTCACAGAGAGCTTTGGTGACTCGTCTCTGCCCCAGAGTTGCAGGAGAGCAGTTCTGACTCTGTTGCCAAAGAAAGGAGATCTTCAGGACATCAAGAACTGGCGACCGGTCTCTCTACTGTGTACAGACTATAAACTGCTGTCTAAAGTCCTGGCCAACAGACTGAAGACGGTGATGGACCAGGTCATACACAGGACTCAGACCTACTGTGTGCCCGGTAGGTCCATAGTTGACAATGTGTCACTGATTCGGGATCTTTTGGAAGTCTCTGGTTCTTTGGGTTTTGATGCTGGTCTGATTTCTCTGGACCAGGAAAAGGCTTTTGACCGGGTTGAGCACCGTTACCTCTGGAAGGTTTTACAGAGGTTCGGCCTCAGCCCTGGATTCATTGCCAAGATTAAGGTTTTGTACGAGGACGTTGAGAGTGTACTGAAAATGAATGGTGGTTTGTGTAAACCGTTTAAAGTGACTCGGGGGATCAGACAAGGCTGCTCGATGTCTGGGATGTTATATGCATTTTCTATTGAGCCAATGTTGCACAATATTCGTTCTTTTATCGATGGTCTAGTTTTACCTGATTGTGATACACGTTTTAATCTATCTGCATACGCAGAtgacattattgttattataaaaaaccAGGATGATGTCACACAGTTGGGAAATATTGTAGACAATTTTGGGAGAATCTCAGCTGCACGAGTGAACTGGGCAAAGAGTGAGGCCTTAGCAGTTGGGAGTTGGTCTGCAGGTCTTCCTCAGCTGTCAGGAGGGTTGAGCTGGAGGAGGGGAGGCCTGAAGTACCTGGGGGTTTATCTGGGAGACAGTCAGACTGTCAGTAAGAACTGGGAGGGAGTggtggagaaggtggagggGAGGTTGGCCAAGTGGAGGTGGCTGCTACCTCAAATGTCATACAGAGGAAGAGTGCTAATTATTAATAACTTAGTGGCATCAACTCTGTGGCACAAGTTAAAATGTACGGCGCCTCCTGCTGGGCTGCTGCAGAAAGTACAGACCATTATGGTAAATTTCTTTTGGGACAAACTGCACTGGGTTCCACAGAGTGTACTTTACCTGCCGAAGGAAGAGGGGGGGCAGGGGCTGGTACACCTGGAGAGCAGAGTAGCAGCTTTTAGATTGCAGGTTATCCAACGCTACCTCACAGGCAGCGATGACGTGGTGTGGAAACCAGTCATGAGCATCATTTTAAGGGGAGTGGCAGGTCTGGATTTAAatgcatctttgtttttaatgaattgtaCTTTTATACGTGTGTGTGATCTGAATCCATTTTATCAGGGACTTTTTAGAGCATGGACTCTTTTTAAATGGATCAGACTAacacctgcagcttcactgtaCTGGCTCCTGGAGGAGCCTCTAATCCACGGAGCCAGAATGGATGTTCAGGACAATAGTAGACCTGGTCTCACCCAGCGTCTGGTTTCAGCTGGGACAGTGAAGCTGAGACACATAGTGGACGCTGCAGGTCCAGGACTTTACAACACAGAGGCAGTAGCTTCTCTACTGGGCCTGAGGTCACATCGTCACACCAgagacattttaaacacatggaCTAAAAGACTGAGTGAAGAAGAATCAGGAATGATAAAGGACTATTGTTCTGGAATAGACACTCCTGATGGAACGGACCCTTTTCCTGAGCTAGGTCTTAAAATAGACCACACTGGACTGACTGGACCACTGTTGGTTTATAAACATGCTGCACCTGCAGACCTCTACATGCTCAATGGTAAAGCTCTGTATAAATACTGTGTACAAGCTTTAAACAAGAGAAAGTTGAGTGGTAGAACAGACAATGTGTGGAGAAGGGAATTAAAGGTGCAGGATCGCTGTAAACCTGTGTGGAGGCTGTTTTATAAACCGCCTTTAAATAAGAGGTCAGGTGATCTGCAGTGGAGAATCCTGCAGGGAGCGCTGGCTGTCAACAGCTTGGTCTCTAAGATCAACCCCACAGTGTCTTTTAAATGTCCTTTCtgtcaggaaacagaaactgtttttcactgtgtcctaaaatgtaaaagactTGAAGTTCTGTTTGAGCctctgaaaactgtgtttttaaactgtggtgagagtttgtgtgaaactgcttttatttttggtgctggctacaaaaaagaaaatgcaaaaaaatggcaactgTTGAACTTTGTAGTGGGACAGGCCAAACTGTCCATTtataaaagcaggaaaagcaaagtagaaggtgtttcaggtggggagctgctgtctgtgtttaagtCGCTGGTAAAAGCCAGAATCACAGCAGACTTCAGGTTTTACGTACTCATGAACAATGTTGATGAGTTTCTGTCCCAGTggtgtttcactgcagctctctgttctgttgttgAGGGGAAGCTGatttttaactctgtgtttttatgagttttttatAAACCATGTTGGTTGGTTTTGTCTAATCTGAGGATTATGTTCTGTTGATATTGTTCtatttattagaaaataaatgtgttttctaaaaatcaaaaaaaatctctgtctctctctctctctctctctctctctgtctctctctctgtgtctctctctctgtctgtgtctctctctgtctctgtgtgtctctctctctctctctctctctgtctctgtctctgtgtgtctctctctctgtctctctctctctctctctctctctctctgtctctctctctctctctctctgtgtctctgtctctctctctgtgtctctgtctctctctctctctctctctctctctctctctctctctgtctctctctctctctctctctgtgtctctctctctctctgtctctctctctctctctctgtgtctctgtctctgtctctctctctctctctctctctgtgtctctgtctctctctctctgtgtctctgtctctctctctctctctgtctctctctctctgtctctctctctctctctctctctctctctctctcctctctctctctctctctctctgtgtgtctctctctctctctctctctctctgtgtctgtctctctctctctctctctctctctctctctctctctctctgtgtctgtctctctctgtctgtgtctccccCCCACAGGAGTAAGTCGTTTGTGTTCAGCGCTCTCTATGCCGCCCTGGTGTTCGGAGGTCAGCACTACATGAAGCCTCGACCCAAGATGAACCTGCGGCGGCCGCTCGTCCTCTGGTCGCTGAGCCTCGCTCTCTTCAGGTAACACTCTCCTGTCTgactcttcttcatcatcatcatcatcctcagctcATTCAGCTGaactatttttttcagtttcaaatgaaggcgtttccatggagacaacgttgcccccccccccataaacacaaactttaacCGCCTCTGTCTCTATGGTAACAGTGATCTGCTGCTTTAGTGCTCGCTGACGTTAAATAACCAGTTTCCATGACCAATGTTCTAACAACACACTGTCTCCATGGTAACCAGCTGTAGTTTgagctcaggtgtgttttgCCGCCGCGGCCATTCAACATCTAAAAAAGATGTGAAATaataagatgaagaaaaacaatcGGACTCTGAGCAGCTGCAACATTCAACTGAACCGATTCAGTATTAAAACTGTTATTGATTGtttctgatcagctgatcgCAGCGGATCTGAGATGCTGCTTCGCGTCACGTCTGGTTCTGTGGTCTCATGTgttctctcctggtctctgtcgGTCCAGTATCGTGGGTGCGGTCCGGACCGGATCCTACATGATCCACATCCTGAGCAGCAGCGGCTTCAGACAGTCCATCTGTGACCAGAGCTTCTACAGCGGCCCGGTCAGCAAGTTCTGGGCCTACGCCTTCGTCCTGAGCAAAGCTCCAGAACTgggtcagtacacacacacacacacacacacacacacatacacacacacacacacactctcacatacacacacacacacacacacacacatacactctcacacacacacacacacacacacacacacacacacacacacacacacacacacacacacacacacatacactctcacacacacacaccacacacacacacacacacacacacacacatacacacacacacacacacacacacacacacacacacacacacacacacacacacactctcacatacacacacacacacacacacactctcacatacacacacacacacacacacacactctcacacacactctcacacacacacacacacacaccacacacacacacacacacacacacacacacacacacacacacacacacactctcacacacacacacacacacacacacacacacacacacacacacacactctcacatacacacacacacacacacacacacacacacactctcacatacacacacacacacacacacacacacactctcacatacacacacacacactctcacatacacacacacacacacacacacacacactctcatacacacacacacacacacacgcacgtccAAAGTGACGTTTAAAGTCTTTGATCGGAATCGATTTCACACTGAGACTTTTATGTTCGTTTGTTTGAATTAttatctgttgttgttgatgaacTTCCTGTTGTCTGTGGTCTCCAGGCGACACGGCGTTCGTCGTGCTGAGGAAGCAGAAGCTGCTGTTCCTGCACTGGTACCACCACATCACCGTGCTGCTGTACTCCTGGTACTCCTACAAAGACATGGTGGCCGGCGGCGGCTGGTTCATGACCATGAACTACGCCGTGCACGCACTCATGTACAGCTACTACGCTCTGCGCGCCGCCGGCCTGCGCGTGCCCCGCCCCTTCGCCGTGCTCATCACCAGCGCTCAGATCTCCCAGATGGCCATGGGGCTGACGGTGAGCGGGCTGGTGTACCGCTGGATGCAGGCGGGGGACTGCCCCTCCCACATCGACAACATCGCCTGGGCGGCGCTCATGTACCTCAGCTACCTGCTGCTCTTCTCCAACTTCTTCTACCAAACCTACCTGAGGCGCCGCGGCGCCGAGGCCAAGACCAGCAAGACGGACTAGACCGGATCAGACCGGACCGGTCCGAGCCGGTCTGGAGACTGACGAAGAGACCAGAACCTTCGTCTGATGTTTCACACCAGAGACGATAAACCGAGACCACCTGAGTCCAggtctgagtctgggtctggaTCCGGTCTGGACCGAGTTTaacagatttagttttttgtcgtttgtttttcattcagtcGACCGTCACATGAAAGCGTTTCTCACTCTGAACCGGACTGAAGTGGATCAGGACATGAACTCCGGTTGAACCGGTTTGATGTTCAGGTCTGGAGTCTCTGGGCGTCTGAGTTCAGTGTTCGTCTCCACCCGTCCACGAGTCTGTCAATCCGCCAGCCACACCCACAGGCGCCGCCCGCCACGTTCCAGCAGGCTGATGAAACCAGCCCCTCCCAGCCTCCTCACACTGGTTTGACTGGTTTCACCTCCTCCTGTCAGTgaggagccaatcagaagagccGATGCTGCAGCAGAAACTGACTCATGTCTGAGTTTCTAATCCGAGCAGATTAGTGCTGATGAGGCGTTCACTGTCCCAACGGCCAGACTGCACCCCGGTGATATTGGCTTTATACCAATATGAAGTAATTGATCCCTAACGATCATAAATCAATCAGTCTgatcacacagcagctgaaactgattcaTACTATTGATTcatctgaatatttcttttcttctgtctgtaaATCGTCAGTTTTCATcagatgaaacaaagaaaaacaaatcaaatgttttttaatcaattatcagATTGTTAAATTCTATTGATCAGCTATTGATTGACTAATTTCATCTGCATTAATCCAGACGTGAGAAGTTTCTGCTGCGAGTCCAGATTTTCAAACCATGTTGGTTTACACACGTGAACATGTGACGTGATCACGTGATCCTccgtcttttttttatttttatttttttattgtttcacaaACTTCATATTTTCAGAAACTCTTCATGTCTCtgatctatttatttattgattgattatttatgTGACGTATGATGGTGCCTGGTTGGCTGCTGGAAGAGTCTCTTATGTTTCACTACACATTATTTATCATGTAAATCACGGTGAATATTTATggttttgtactttgttttttctgttgttgattgttgttgttgatcaGCTGACGACGTGTTTTAATATGAACCTGCAGAGAAATGACGACAGattttctgaatgaaaacatttgaacatcttcaggttttaatattttattgattgttgaaaaaaataaagatgcagtttttaaatgtttttcaagcTGAAACTTtattggcacaaacatttaacTGATGAGCTGTAACTCCAGACCAGGAAGTGAAACCAGAGGAACATGAGAAGTTTAAAGCTTCACTTTAAAGAACAGTGTTTACAGATTCTGACCAATAACGTTTGTGTTCATGAAAAAGTTCAATCGGttaaacttcaaaataaaagctcacatgacagtaaaatgtgtttgtagttTAAACTGAAGTGACGGCAACATTTTCATAAATTAGTTTCTCTTCAGGTCAAAGTTTGTCCACAAACCTGAGGTCACATGATCACTGAGGTCAGCTGCTAATTTCACAGTAAACATTATTcagaagaagagtgtgtgtgtgtgtgtgtgtgtgtgtgtgtgtgtgtgtgtgtgtgtcagggttgTGTCTGCTTCATCTCCCTCCAGCTCTTCCACAGCAGCAGATCTCGACTCTTCCCCAGAGCGACGACACTTCGTGGAAGCTTCAGTCCGTTGAACTGACCCACGCCGTCGTTTCGGCCCATCGCCAGCAACATGGTGATGTTACCTAGCAACCAGCAGAGGCATCATCAGTCAACTAGCCAACCAGCAGCTACATCAGGTCACTAAgaacacagacaggtgtgtgtgtgtacctgtgtgatAGGACGTCAGCTCCTTCCCTCTCAGACCGTTAGTGATGTTGCTAACGGCGACGGCGGCGTGCAGTCCGGCGTGGTACGCCATCTTGGGCTCTTTGACGTCGGCACAGTCGCCCACGGCAAAGATGTTGGAGAAACCTTGGATCTGCAGGTGCTGGTTGACCTTCAGAGCTCCGCTGTCGGTCAGACTGTCCGCtgtcagagaaacacacagggTCAGCTCCAACCTTTGACCTCACACATTCCTGTTGACCTCACCTTTACCTGTCCAACACTCATTCAGCTGATTGAGGAACAGACATGTGTCACTGTTGTTATTCCACTAGactttggaggtcaaaggtcactgacctcacaaaacatgttttcagcctgtgtgtgtgtgtgtgtgtgtgtgtgtgtgtttgtgtgtgtatatatgtgtgtgtgtgtgtgtgtgtgtgtgtgtttgtgtgtgtatatatgtgtgtgtgtgtttgtgtgtgtgtatatatgtgtgtgtgtgtatatatgtgtgtgtgtgtatatatgtgtgtgtgtgtgtgtgtgtgtgtgtatatatatgtgtgtgtgtgtatatatatgtgtgtgtgtgtgtgtgtatatatatgtgtgtgtgtgtatgtatgtgtgtgtgtgttgtgtatatatgtatgtgtgtgtgtgtgtgtgtggtgtgtgtgtgtgtgtgtgtctatatgtgtgtgtgtatatatgtatgtgtgtgtgttgtgtgtgtgtgtatatgtgtgtgtgtatatatgtatgtgtgtgtgttgtgtgtgtgtgtgtgtgtgtgtgtgtatatatatgtgtgtgtgtatatatgtgtgtgtgtgtttgtgtgtctatatgtgtgtgtgtgttgtgtatatatgtatgtgtgtgtgtgtgtgtgtgtgtgtgtgtgtatatatatatatgtgtgtgtgtgtatatatatgtgtgtgtgtgtgtgtgtatatatgtatgtgtgtgtgtgtgtgtgtgtgtgtgtgtgtgtgtatatatatgtgtgtgtgtatatatgtgtgtgtgtgttgtgtgtgtatatgtgtgtgtgtgtgtgtgtatatatgtgtgtgtgtgtgtgtgtgtatatatgtgtgtgtgtgtatatatatgtgtgtgtgtgtgtgtgtatatatatgtgtgtgtgtgtgtgtgtatgtatgtgtgtgtgtgtgtgtgtatatgtgtgtgtgtgtgtgtgtgtgtgtgtgtgtgtgtgtgtatatatgtgtgtgtgta is a window of Seriola aureovittata isolate HTS-2021-v1 ecotype China chromosome 14, ASM2101889v1, whole genome shotgun sequence DNA encoding:
- the LOC130181069 gene encoding elongation of very long chain fatty acids protein 6-like isoform X2: MQANWSKSFVFSALYAALVFGGQHYMKPRPKMNLRRPLVLWSLSLALFSIVGAVRTGSYMIHILSSSGFRQSICDQSFYSGPVSKFWAYAFVLSKAPELGDTAFVVLRKQKLLFLHWYHHITVLLYSWYSYKDMVAGGGWFMTMNYAVHALMYSYYALRAAGLRVPRPFAVLITSAQISQMAMGLTVSGLVYRWMQAGDCPSHIDNIAWAALMYLSYLLLFSNFFYQTYLRRRGAEAKTSKTD
- the LOC130181069 gene encoding elongation of very long chain fatty acids protein 6-like isoform X1, translated to MLQVNGTDFHLPLSEYSFERRFDERGAIEWMQANWSKSFVFSALYAALVFGGQHYMKPRPKMNLRRPLVLWSLSLALFSIVGAVRTGSYMIHILSSSGFRQSICDQSFYSGPVSKFWAYAFVLSKAPELGDTAFVVLRKQKLLFLHWYHHITVLLYSWYSYKDMVAGGGWFMTMNYAVHALMYSYYALRAAGLRVPRPFAVLITSAQISQMAMGLTVSGLVYRWMQAGDCPSHIDNIAWAALMYLSYLLLFSNFFYQTYLRRRGAEAKTSKTD